A stretch of DNA from Acipenser ruthenus chromosome 21, fAciRut3.2 maternal haplotype, whole genome shotgun sequence:
TGGTGCAGTGAAATGTGGGTAGGCTGTCCTTGTGCTTTTCTGTACCCCTCCAACAGTACAAATGTACACACTTAGGAATTGAGTGCACATATTTCCCAATACTTGCAATAAGATCATTGCAGTCAGATTCTGAATGTGCCCAATGTTTTCTCGCATACTcctaagctttatttttttttcagtgcacaTAATACAGAGAGCCTCTTATATAGTTTTTAGCTAAAGTAATTTCTCTAAAATCtttgtacagtaatatatatcTTTGACCAGATTTGAAAACCAGTGCTTTAGCGAAAGTTCAGATGAGCTTGGTGTTGGGAAAATAATAGGGAACAAATGTAATTCATTAAGAAATAATGATCACTTACCTGCTTTTTGAAATGAGGGGATCCAACCCAGCTCACAACTTCCACGGTGACAGTTGCAGAATCAATAATGAATGACTCAGCCCCTGACGTTTGATCAAGAGAAGGTCCTAATGTCCTAAAAATACCTTTCTGAGTTATTTTAATCAATTAATCTCTCAACTATCtatatacagggatggaaaatatgactcccattacatagccaagtggtttgatccattcttgtttttattacaagtttaataagacacacatgagctCAGGGTCGGATTCACGCATAGGCAAACTAGTCATGTGCCTAGGGCTCTAACTCAAGGAGGAACCCAAAacgattatgttttttttttagttttttttttacatatgcagATTTGACTGGAAAAACTTCACTCACTAACATTAGAACCgaggcatgtatctcaaaatcagattgttctgacaggtgtttctgtaacattaccccatagaattctgtatccccacattattccatgcttgtacagatgcagtttttaaaagatcgCTGGACGTGCACTCGcgatatttctgtgcccgagcCCCACTGTATTCTCtattgagttctgctgcagcttgcaacaaactttgtaaacaagacaaaattaattctgtggcaaaataaaacagcacatttaacaccactgattgTCTACAGTACGTTCAGCAGTGGAGATTATGACTTTTATAACCTTCTTATTATAGGTGGTTTATTTAGTTGTGTGTGACCTGAGTGACAAGAAGTCTTTAAAGGGGAGGAAATGTGTGTGCCTACATTTATAGTGTTGGATGTACCTTAATGCATAGAACAGCAAAAATATAGACCTTTTTAATATCAATTTTATACTGTAACTGAAGACTAGGTGTGTAAGGAAAAATACTTAACATAAGACTTTGTACAATAACTGAATTTCTTTCTTTATAAACTTTGCTCGACATATTTTGTACAGCAGAGGTTTTTTCTATCGGTAATTTATCTAATTATTCTGAAGCTTAACTTGCAGGGCGTCCACAATTCTTCAAAACAGACAGAGAAAACGAGAAAATGAAATTTTCCTTCCATGTGTTGCTAAATAAGTGCAAGGAAATACTATTAAGTATATATTgtaaaaaagaagtaaaaaaagTCTCGACCCATGTCTTTTATGTTGTAGggaaatattgggaaatgtagaAAACTATGTATGAACAACTAGACTGTACTTTGCAAAAGAAAGAGTCCACGTATGTTTAAAGAAGTTGTGTAAGTATGCAAGAGTGAGTAGATCAGAAGCAACTGTGAGTGCAAGTTTTGCAAACCGAAGGAGAAAATCCTGTTATTAGTACATTTAGTGGTAAATAGGACAGGTTTAGCAAGAACTCGTTAATGtaatgtaaagaatggtttgaGAACATTAATAGGTTACCCGAGCTTAGCAGATGATTAGATACAGGGCAGGTTATGATGACTGATATAATCCAACTAAAGGTCATGAATGCACTTAAAGTTGTGTGTTGAGGAAATAGGTGGTGATGTCACCAAGTTGATAACAGTAATTAGCTTAGTGCCCTGCCTTGCAGAAGAGTTCCCAGGGTGCAAGTAGAAACTGATCACTCTATTTGTGTTATGGTATAAACTAATTGAATAATATAATCTGTATAAGAATATATTTTGCTTTAATTGTCTGCTGTTATATCACTATGCAATAATGGAattaatgttattaaataaatagtaTAAGTAGTTGTACTGTAATCAATACTTGTCATTGTCTATACTATTCACTAGTAAATCATATAAAGCTTAAAACTACAGGTGCTAAACAGATTATCTTTTGAAATCACCTAATTATTGAACCACTGAAGTTCTTTTTTTCATAGTAGTCAAATATGTATTTAGGAAAAAATGAAATTCCAGTACAAACTAAACTGTATTATTGAACAAACAAGAACAGCATTTAGACCTTCCAAGAGAAAATTACTTTTCAATTTAATGAAACATAAATgaattctaaaaacaaaacaaaacaaaaaaacttgcagTAATATGTAACAACAATCAATAAATGATCAgaaatataaagccatacataccattatttcttactagttttagTGTAATTTTAAAGGAAACATAATTATTAATATGAAACTTATACATTTCCATTACCACTTTAATAATAAACCTCTCCCCGTTTATATAATTCTCAAGTCCCAGTTCAGGCTAATCACAGTGTCTATAAACCTTCTCCATAAATAGCCTTGCGCCTGAGATGCTCTTCAAGACATTGGATTGCAATGTCATCCACTTGAGTGTCAAATTTATTGGCAAAGAGATGATGATGTCCGAGTATCCACTGAAGATCCCCAGAGCCGTAGATGCAAACTAATCTTTGATAAATCCCAGTGCAGCGTGGATAGGGAGCCCCTTTACTGACATCTCCTTCCAAGAATGACCATTTCACTAGCCGGGCAATGGAGATCATATCTGAGGCATGGAATTTTTCATTTGGTGGGTTGGAGCCCGGTACCCCAGGCATTCTTTGGAGAGTGGCCCACAGGTGCTCATCAGGGCTGTAGGTATCCTTTTCCCATTCAAAAAACTTCTGTGCTTCAGGGCTTTCAAGCAGGTACTCCACAAACTCCCTGGTGACAACAAAGTAAGCACTGCCTGAGAACATTGGGGTGCTAATAGGAGGTGGGCTCTTCTTTGTATCAGTCCTGCTTACGGAATCCGTGACCTCGTAGTGGTATCTCCAACGTTTTTTCTTATACTCTGGGGTAGTTTCAGACTCTAAGTTATTCTTGCCGTTCAGCACTTTGAGGGATCGGACTATCTCAGCATTGGTCTTGATAGGAAAGTCAGTCCCGCAGGTGTTCAGAAGATACCTCCATTGGACAGCTGTTGCAAGAAGATCCTTCATACAGTTCAGATCAGCCTGCACCCGTGACCAAGAAGCATAGACCACTTTCTCCAGCTTACTGGCCACAAAGACATTCGGCAAGCAGGACACGATGGCTCTCACAGCCTTGGTGAAGTCCTCTGGAGACTTCTGGTCTACATGGACACAGTATACATTCTGGGGATTGTAAATGGCCCTCAGAAGCCTTTCAAACATCTCGATTTTCTCATGCACCACAATGGAGTAGGCGATTGGGAAGTCTGTTTCCTCCTGGCTGAGTGGGAAGGTAAGGAATCTTCTGTTTTTTACAAAGGCAGGACAATCCACAGTCATGTCCAAATAGTCATTCTCAGTTAAAGGCTTTTTCTTATTTGCAATAAGTAATTGGCTCAAGAGTGCATGCTCAATGGCTTCCACGTCCCCTTTGATGATTCTGGAGCAGTTACTGAGGAAATCCTGATTCTTTCCACTGAGCAGATGAACTGATCTCTCTGCAATGTCAGTGGGCTTGCAGGGCTGCCTCCAAAATTGCAGCTGCAGGACCATGAATAAAATAACTATTGTGAAAAAATAAGCTGTCTTCAGAAATGTACAAGAGACCATATTTGGACAAGAAGGTGCTGCACACCCAATTCTTCTCCATTCTACCATAGCTACTAAAATGCAGGTAgtttcttaactttttttttttaataaataggaaggtaaatttaaatatatattttttttctttttatgttaatTAATGTCTGCCTTCAATAAATCCTCTTTCCAGGCACGTCCAACTGATTTTTCTGCTGATGTGTGATCTTATATACCCCGAATAATTAATTTGCAAACAAGGAAGTATTACGTACAGACACACCCAGAGTGAAAGTACTGGCAAATAATTAATGGAGTTTTGATTAAGACATAATACGCAAACGTGGTCTCATTAAGTGAGGAAATACAT
This window harbors:
- the LOC117428322 gene encoding beta-1,3-galactosyl-O-glycosyl-glycoprotein beta-1,6-N-acetylglucosaminyltransferase 3-like, giving the protein MVLQLQFWRQPCKPTDIAERSVHLLSGKNQDFLSNCSRIIKGDVEAIEHALLSQLLIANKKKPLTENDYLDMTVDCPAFVKNRRFLTFPLSQEETDFPIAYSIVVHEKIEMFERLLRAIYNPQNVYCVHVDQKSPEDFTKAVRAIVSCLPNVFVASKLEKVVYASWSRVQADLNCMKDLLATAVQWRYLLNTCGTDFPIKTNAEIVRSLKVLNGKNNLESETTPEYKKKRWRYHYEVTDSVSRTDTKKSPPPISTPMFSGSAYFVVTREFVEYLLESPEAQKFFEWEKDTYSPDEHLWATLQRMPGVPGSNPPNEKFHASDMISIARLVKWSFLEGDVSKGAPYPRCTGIYQRLVCIYGSGDLQWILGHHHLFANKFDTQVDDIAIQCLEEHLRRKAIYGEGL